A single genomic interval of Paralichthys olivaceus isolate ysfri-2021 chromosome 7, ASM2471397v2, whole genome shotgun sequence harbors:
- the LOC109624190 gene encoding uncharacterized protein has product MKCIVMQDSQSVVFFDLETTGLGQSCDIVQLAAVSGGHSLNLYVLPRCRMQRGAARVTGFKVRRQRLYLHRQLVLTNSLREVLVSFIAFLRMLGRPLVIGHNIRRFDCRLLARALEELDLRAGFDSSIKGCVDTLPLAREMLRDRCLQSFRQEILVKELLGVTYKAHDALEDVRALQALYSVLQPTPELVCKHMFTLDTMKHKAGGTAAKAKVSSQMSGQRPLWEHLRQAVKVTESKAEDNNGEVNGL; this is encoded by the exons ATGAAGTGTATCGTGATGCAGGActcacagtctgtggttttctTTGACCTGGAGACGACTGGACTGG GTCAGAGTTGTGACATCGTCCAGCTGGCGGCAGTGAGTGGAGGACACTCACTCAACCTTTACGTCCTCCCTCGCTGTCGTATGCAGCGGGGAGCAGCCAGAGTGACTGGCTTCAAGGTTCGCAGACAGAGGCTGTACCTCCATCGTCAGCTTGTCCTCACCAATTCCCTGCGAGAGGTCCTGGTCTCCTTCATAGCTTTCCTTCGAATGCTCGGACGCCCGCTTGTCATCGGCCACAACATTCGTCGCTTCGACTGCCGTTTGCTGGCTCGAGCTCTTGAAGAACTGGACCTCAGAGCAGGCTTTGACTCATCAATCAAGGGCTGCGTGGACACTCTACCACTGGCCCGTGAGATGCTGAGGGACCGCTGCCTCCAGAGTTTTCGACAGGAGATTCTGGTGAAGGAGCTGCTGGGTGTGACCTACAAGGCCCATGATGCTTTGGAGGATGTGCGGGCATTGCAGGCTCTCTACAGTGTGCTTCAGCCCACACCAGAGTTAGTTTGTAAGCATATGTTTACTCTGGACACCATGAAACACAAGGCAGGTGGGACAGCTGCCAAAGCTAAAGTGTCCAGTCAGATGTCAGGACAGCGCCCCCTGTGGGAGCACCTAAGACAGGCTGTGAAGGTCACCGAGAGCAAAGCAGAGGACAATAATGGAGAAGTTAATGGATTGTAA
- the mpi gene encoding mannose-6-phosphate isomerase isoform X2, translating into MGTHPKGDAQIKDNRIAQTTLGQWIAHFPACLGSKVKDTFQGQLPFLFKVLSVNTALSIQAHPNRELAARLHAQFPEHYPDSNHKPEMAIALTHFQGLCGFRPVEEILGFLKCVPEFHALVGNEAAEELRSSMGDAERTGLVLKKCFTRMMNCEKKVFVDQLNMLVKRVTEDGAAGKDTSSSNGDLLLRLHSQYPGDIGCFSIYFLNHLVLDPGQAMFLGANEPHAYIYGDCIECMACSDNTVRAGLTPKYIDVNTLCEMLNYSPAPASAKLFPCVQDASDPCVSLFDPPVPDFTVMRIQVPASVKQYTVAPVDSASILLVIEGEATATSTAALSDVTLRRGTVLFVSANESVSLHITTPSGMIMFRACCLL; encoded by the exons ATGGGCACCCACCCAAAAGGCGATGCCCAGATTAAAGACAACAGGATTGCTCAGACCACACTGGGCCAGTGGATCGCCCACTTCCCTGCCTGTCTGGGCTCCAAGGTTAAGGACACCTTCCAGGGTCAGCTGCCCTTCCTCTTCAAAGTGCTTTCTGTCAACACAGCTCTGTCCATACAGGCCCACCCCAACAGA GAGTTAGCCGCTCGTCTCCATGCTCAGTTTCCGGAGCACTATCCAGACAGCAACCACAAGCCAGAGATGGCCATTGCACTCACCCACTTCCAGGGCCTCTGTGGCTTCAGACCAGTGGAGGAGATCCTGGGATTCCTTAAAT GTGTCCCAGAGTTCCATGCTCTAGTGGGTAACGAGGCGGCAGAGGAGCTGCGGAGCAGCATGGGAGATGCAGAACGTACAGGCCTAGTCCTGAAGAAGTGCTTCACCAGGATGATGAACTGTGAGAAGAAGGTGTTTGTAGACCAGCTCAACATGCTGGTGAAGAGAGTCACAGAGGATG GTGCGGCAGGGAAGGACACTTCGAGCAGCAACGGTGACCTGCTGCTCCGTCTCCATTCCCAGTATCCTGGAGACATTGGCTGCTTTTCCATCTACTTCCTCAACCATTTGGTGCTGGATCCTGGTCAGGCCATGTTCCTGGGAGCCAATGAGCCTCATGCTTACATTTACGGAG ACTGTATCGAGTGTATGGCCTGCTCAGACAACACTGTGAGGGCCGGTCTCACGCCGAAATACATTGACGTCAACACGCTGTGTGAAATGCTGAACTACAGCCCCGCCCCCGCCAGCGCCAAACTCTTCCCCTGTGTCCAGGATGCCTCAGATCcctgtgtgtcactgtttgACCCCCCAGTGCCAGACTTCACCGTCATGAGGATACAG GTCCCAGCCTCAGTGAAGCAGTACACAGTGGCCCCAGTCGACAGTGCCAGCATCCTCCTGGTCATCGAAGGTGAGGCCACGGCAAcctccactgctgctctctctgaTGTCACACTGAGGCGGGGCACCGTCCTGTTTGTCTCAGCCAATGAGAGTGTGTCCCTGCACATCACCACCCCGTCAGGGATGATCATGTTTCGAGCCTGCTGCCTCCTGTAA
- the mpi gene encoding mannose-6-phosphate isomerase isoform X1 → MEEVRVFPLTCAVQNYAWGKSGLDSEVAKLVTGGDPLAVIEDGKPYAELWMGTHPKGDAQIKDNRIAQTTLGQWIAHFPACLGSKVKDTFQGQLPFLFKVLSVNTALSIQAHPNRELAARLHAQFPEHYPDSNHKPEMAIALTHFQGLCGFRPVEEILGFLKCVPEFHALVGNEAAEELRSSMGDAERTGLVLKKCFTRMMNCEKKVFVDQLNMLVKRVTEDGAAGKDTSSSNGDLLLRLHSQYPGDIGCFSIYFLNHLVLDPGQAMFLGANEPHAYIYGDCIECMACSDNTVRAGLTPKYIDVNTLCEMLNYSPAPASAKLFPCVQDASDPCVSLFDPPVPDFTVMRIQVPASVKQYTVAPVDSASILLVIEGEATATSTAALSDVTLRRGTVLFVSANESVSLHITTPSGMIMFRACCLL, encoded by the exons ATGGAGGAAGTGAGAG TGTTTCCCCTGACCTGTGCTGTGCAAAATTATGCATGGGGGAAAAGTGGGCTGGACAGCGAAGTGGCCAAACTTGTGACTGGCGGAGATCCACTCGCAGTGATAGAGGATGGCAAGCCCTATGCAGAG CTGTGGATGGGCACCCACCCAAAAGGCGATGCCCAGATTAAAGACAACAGGATTGCTCAGACCACACTGGGCCAGTGGATCGCCCACTTCCCTGCCTGTCTGGGCTCCAAGGTTAAGGACACCTTCCAGGGTCAGCTGCCCTTCCTCTTCAAAGTGCTTTCTGTCAACACAGCTCTGTCCATACAGGCCCACCCCAACAGA GAGTTAGCCGCTCGTCTCCATGCTCAGTTTCCGGAGCACTATCCAGACAGCAACCACAAGCCAGAGATGGCCATTGCACTCACCCACTTCCAGGGCCTCTGTGGCTTCAGACCAGTGGAGGAGATCCTGGGATTCCTTAAAT GTGTCCCAGAGTTCCATGCTCTAGTGGGTAACGAGGCGGCAGAGGAGCTGCGGAGCAGCATGGGAGATGCAGAACGTACAGGCCTAGTCCTGAAGAAGTGCTTCACCAGGATGATGAACTGTGAGAAGAAGGTGTTTGTAGACCAGCTCAACATGCTGGTGAAGAGAGTCACAGAGGATG GTGCGGCAGGGAAGGACACTTCGAGCAGCAACGGTGACCTGCTGCTCCGTCTCCATTCCCAGTATCCTGGAGACATTGGCTGCTTTTCCATCTACTTCCTCAACCATTTGGTGCTGGATCCTGGTCAGGCCATGTTCCTGGGAGCCAATGAGCCTCATGCTTACATTTACGGAG ACTGTATCGAGTGTATGGCCTGCTCAGACAACACTGTGAGGGCCGGTCTCACGCCGAAATACATTGACGTCAACACGCTGTGTGAAATGCTGAACTACAGCCCCGCCCCCGCCAGCGCCAAACTCTTCCCCTGTGTCCAGGATGCCTCAGATCcctgtgtgtcactgtttgACCCCCCAGTGCCAGACTTCACCGTCATGAGGATACAG GTCCCAGCCTCAGTGAAGCAGTACACAGTGGCCCCAGTCGACAGTGCCAGCATCCTCCTGGTCATCGAAGGTGAGGCCACGGCAAcctccactgctgctctctctgaTGTCACACTGAGGCGGGGCACCGTCCTGTTTGTCTCAGCCAATGAGAGTGTGTCCCTGCACATCACCACCCCGTCAGGGATGATCATGTTTCGAGCCTGCTGCCTCCTGTAA